The sequence below is a genomic window from Fibrobacter sp..
TGGGGCGAAGATTCAGACTAGGATCCTGGGCAGCGAACCATTCCGTCACTTCGGGATTTGCAAAGAAGAAAACATTCTTAATGCCTTCCTCGTGAATGGCATTAAGAGAAAGATACAGGGCCGAAATAATGGCATCGTCCCGAAGAGGTAGACCCATAACCTTAAGACGATTCTCGTAGAACACAGGAGACTTGCTGGTATTGTTGCTCAAGTAGTAGACAGGCACATGCTTTGCCACGTTGTTTACCGTCTTTACCGCCTTGGGGTAAGGACGTCCACTCAAGTACAAAGTACCATCCAAATCGAATACAACAGCTTTTACCGGTTTACGAGTCATGACACAAATTTACAAAAATGAAAGATGAAGAATGAAAGATGAAGAATGAAGGGTAAAAATTTTCCCCTAGACCCTAGACCCTAGACCCTGATCCCTTTTCAGCATTTCTATCTTGCGGTCTATGAAGACACCTGATAGTCGTTTCTACTGCCCGCAAATCACTCAGGGCACCATTACCCTGGACGAAAACGAAAGCACCCACGCCGTCCGCGTGTGCCGCGCAGCCGTTGGCGACGTGCTGCAACTTTCCGATGGACTGGGGCACTATGCCGATGGTATCATTACAAAGGCCGACGCAAGAGCCTGCGAGGTACAGGTCGACGTGGTCGAGGAAGCATCCGGCGATAAGCCCAAGGTATCCCTGGCCATCGCCTGCCTTAAGGATGACGCCCTGGAAGAAGTTGTTTTCCACGCGGCTCAGACAGAAATAGACCGAATCATATTCCTCCGTACGGACTACTCCCAGGAGCCCAAGAACTCCGACCTGAAAAAGACCGTTCGCCGAGCCGAGCTAAAGGCGCTAGTTAGCCTGAAGCAGTCAAAGAAACCCTG
It includes:
- a CDS encoding 16S rRNA (uracil(1498)-N(3))-methyltransferase, whose amino-acid sequence is MKTPDSRFYCPQITQGTITLDENESTHAVRVCRAAVGDVLQLSDGLGHYADGIITKADARACEVQVDVVEEASGDKPKVSLAIACLKDDALEEVVFHAAQTEIDRIIFLRTDYSQEPKNSDLKKTVRRAELKALVSLKQSKKPWLTQIEGPVEFKEWLKEYEGDLILCDMDGGKAPNVDSLQAPTTLLVGPEGGFSPAEIQSVKDFKGGKVHLMQLGKTRLRARTAAIIALGKIIC